The Lycium ferocissimum isolate CSIRO_LF1 unplaced genomic scaffold, AGI_CSIRO_Lferr_CH_V1 ctg7138, whole genome shotgun sequence DNA segment GAAGATGAGGTGCCTCCGATACCCccttttagaaagaagggtCTAAGGATTTGGGTTTATAGCTTTTCTTGTCCCCCCTTCGCTAGGCGGTGCTTATCTGGGTGTGCTTGCTTATTCTTGCTCTACACAACTTCTTCTCTCTCATCGAAGAGAGttgtaatattttatttaaattgtattttcgtaatatgatttgaattggattttctaatatatatatatatatatatatatatatatatatatatatgagatatgttctaGTAATTTGTTCATTTGTTCACTAGAGAATCCTGCACACCGCTATATCCCACAGAAGAACAGGACCTTTATGTGTCCCCAAATTAGACAGGCTTTATACTTGTCTGTATATGTATACCGTTCAATGAAGAAAAGTGGTCCATTTTGTCATCAACAAGATCACTTGGAtagtaaaataattatatttaaaaaaaaaaaaaaaaaaaaacttgataaGAGAAGTGTTGAGGTATATAATTATGAATTTTGTTCATGAACAAACACCTGAATttcaaaaagaagaattttCTTATGTTAAGTTCAACATGTGAAAATTCTCTAGTCAAAATGTTGAAAACAATAATTGggctctttttcccttttcctctCCTATTTGTTAAAGAGTTTTAGCCTTAATTTTTGTACATTGACAGTAATGCATAATAATTTTTCGGTATTAGATAACTTAAAAGGTAATTACTcataataaatgaaatttctAACTTGAAAAATAAAGCAACTAAACTGCGATGGAAGGTAAAATTTCACCGATAATGTAGTATTTTTTGCACTGTCAGTGAATATAAGGGGATGGAAGTAACTAGTTTCACTTAGCTACCTAACAAAGCCttctaactttatttttttgatttcccACATACTGAGAAAGACATTTCAACAATTTTGTTTCCAAAGTTTTGAAATGAGCAATTTgcatttgcaattctagcctcttttttcttaaattctgATTCTCCACCATAAGCAGCTGCTGATTAACATTCTCTTCTTTTGTGGCCACATTTGTAATTTCTTGAGAAGGCTTTAAATATGAAGGAAAGACACTAGggtcacttttctttcttgtgatTTTTGCAAGCAAATGTTTACTTCCTCTCTTGAACTCCTCATGGGAGAATTCCCACCTTTTTGATGCCACTTTCTTGAATccctatttatttttatttaaaaaaaaaaaattaagattagTTAACATAAAAAAATGGCTAACTATATATGTAACAAAATTCAACAAACTGACAGCAGAGACGAATTTAGAGCTAGTTCTGTGTGTTCAACTGAAGTTATAACTTAATTCGGCTCGAGCAACGTCtacatacacaaaagaatttaaaatttatccATACAATAAGATTGTGCTCATTTTGAACCTACTGACTCTACATCTTGAATTTCGTCTTTTTAAAGGAATGTTGTCTAGAGAGTGGATGGCTAGCAACAGTGGCGGAGCCTCAACCAATTAATTCGGGGGTTTAACTGAATTCCCTTCATCGGTAAAATTGTACTGCataaattggaaaaaataatttattttcctattatacacacacacataaacgTTTGAGTCGCGTGGCATAAGGAAAATTTTCATTGTAATAGCAGAGATAGTTCAAAATTTGCTTTAGATCACATTTTCTTTTGAATCTACCTATTAAATTTCCTGATTCTGCTACTGACTAGCAGTCTAGAGAAGATAAATAGAACTGCAATagtaaagttaaaattttgttcAACATTCATATATGCTAGTCTATGTTGTACAGCTCTAATTTATTTTAGAAGTCATATATACCACATTCTAAAAAGTTGTCTAGTTTAAGTCAAAATAAAactggttttccaaaattttaaaacaagttTGTGATTAAATTGACTTTAATTTGGACTAGGATGGTTTCCAATTCTTGGATCAGTTTTAGCTTGCCAGCCATTTTGACTACAGAAAAAAAGCTGCAAATAATACAGCAACAAAGAAATACATGCCTGCGTTCAATATTTTCCTATATCCCTTAAAGTTCTTTATACAAACTAATCGTATTTCATATGTAAAACATagaaaaatatacacaaaaatgtACATATAGATATACTGTTAAGAAAATAAACTTTAGACTCAACTCAAGCCAAAATATTAGCTTGTGAAGTGAGATTCTACCGGGACAACTCAATATCTTGAACATTAATTCTAACAAATACATGTTCAGACATAACATGTGCTCTCTCTAATAACTTAATCGAactttaacatggtatcaaaAGGTCCTGAGTTTAAATCTCATCgcgactcaaaaaaaaaaaaaaaggatttcaaGTATTTGGCCAATGAAAAAGATCATGCCCATACGTAAAGGGGCGGGTGGAGACACAACAAAATTAAAGTGCGTTCTCTCTAACAGCTTAAGTTCTTGAATGAGATAGTCACACAATTCATAATGATATGATAACAAACTCGATCCTGAGTTCAAATCTCACCGCCActaaaaaagccaaaaaaaagatTTCACATGCTATATAGTCAATGAAAAAAAATCACTCTCATACGTAAAAGAAGTGTTGAGACATAACAAATGAAAGCAAACTCTCTCCAAACTTAAAGCTTTTTGATGATATGGTTACATATTTCAACATTAATACACATAAACACATATGTGTATTGGACAAAGAGAGATTAAGAGAGAAACTTACATAGGTATTAAGTTGTCGAATGAAACTCGAGAAATTATTGTGTTTGAAATATCTAGGCAACATGAGTTCAGAAAATTCATCAGGAGACCACACAACAAATCCAGTGCCCTCTTCATTCCATGAAACTACCTTATTATTATTCTCTTCTTCCAAAAGTTCATAAGTTTTCAATAGAAATGGCGCCGGGCACTTCGTTTTCGACGGTGGCTGCCTGATTTTCAGACTGATCGTCTCGTCTTCTGTTGTTCCAATGGCTGCTGTTGCCATGGACTATATAGGatgttctgtttttttttttttcttctcttgatAGATACTAGTATTGGATAGATATAAAGTACATGGAGATCACTTCTGGTGCAAAAAGTTTCTACTACTTATACTAGTCCCTCCTTAGCATTTTTATTATGTGACTGTTTggtcaaacttatttttctccaatactttttttttttttttaaaaagtgcttatttagaaaaaattttgGGACTAGCAGAATcaatttttcagaagctaaaaaaaagtaGCTCTTTCCCGgaagcacttttgagaaaatacacttaaaaacactttttaaaagcttggttaAACACTTTTCCGGAagtacttttaaattaatttacacttaaaaacacttttttaaaaagcacttttcaaaaaacaaaaaaaaaaaaaaaaacttttcaaaataagctgattttagaagtttGGCTAAACAAGCTATGTATTTGATTGAGTACATATAACAGAGCTACTTTTATTTAAGGGTGTCAATTGACACCTCTTCCCAAAAAATTTATACTGTGTAGGtgatatttttgtgtatatatgcaaAGGCAGATCTAATGTTGCGGAACCAAATTCatcttaaattagtattttTGAAATGTAGCATAAATTCGTATAtaagtttactaaaatttcGACAAATTAAATAGTATATTTGAAGCctacttttaaaatacaattgaTCTGTGCTAAGAGTCTTGAAAATTGAACCGATAGATCTTAAATCTTGGATTGGCCTTTGCATATATattatgttgaattttcttAGCTTCTTCATGCTTACTTTTTTGTAAGTTGACTCTCCTTAGTGATAATTCTGACCCAACCACCGTTGATCGCGAAGTgacaaaagaaaaactaaagatGGTTAAacttgtgtggttataaatcattttgatttaagattaaatgagaaatttaaagttaaatttctTCTAGATATAGAAATATATAACAGGTTAGCAGGGAAAGTAGAGGCGGATTCAGAAATTAAGTTATAAGGGttcaatctttaaattttttagcattgaatCCATTATATTTTAAAGTTATGGATTCATATCCACATTTGTTCTagttttaatgaatttttacacTAAAATTTATATTCTGTGTCAAAAGTACTAAATTCAAATAAGCTCGATACCATAATTAATATTGAATTCATCTTTAAAAGAAAGCGTGTCACATAAATTATAACAGATAAAATATGTAGCTTCTTAGAAAGTGCTAGTGTTTTTGGAAGGTGGCacgtttctttctatttttcgCTTTTTGTGCTCTTTCTCCATCAAGcattcatctttttctttagaGCTAACGTGACACTTCGACTGGATATTTTTTAATCGATCTCTTTTCTACATGAAATGATTTGTCTTGTCTAGGATAAGAGATATATAGAAGTTTCATGAGCACATGCACTTCACTTTAATATGTCAAAGAATACGTGGAGTTTGAACATCTTTGCTCATCAATATATagtctctctctttttttcacCATATATACAGTCATAACattgaaaaaatgtaaactatcagtaaattttaactttttatataGTAGTAGATTAGTTGCCTTAATTTCGAAGATGTTGATA contains these protein-coding regions:
- the LOC132045585 gene encoding heat stress transcription factor B-2a-like, with protein sequence MATAAIGTTEDETISLKIRQPPSKTKCPAPFLLKTYELLEEENNNKVVSWNEEGTGFVVWSPDEFSELMLPRYFKHNNFSSFIRQLNTYGFKKVASKRWEFSHEEFKRGSKHLLAKITRKKSDPSVFPSYLKPSQEITNVATKEENVNQQLLMVENQNLRKKRLELQMQIAHFKTLETKLLKCLSQYVGNQKNKVRRLC